In Camelus ferus isolate YT-003-E chromosome 33, BCGSAC_Cfer_1.0, whole genome shotgun sequence, the genomic stretch ATGACAGGGGTTCAGTTGCCTGGTTATTTCTTTCCCAACCTCTCCAGTTATGAAATCTCTCTAGATGGTCCTGCCTTCCCAAAACTCTGCTTAAAAATCTCCACATTGTGTGGAGGGTGTCGTTGCCTCTGCAACGTCCCCCgtcctcctttccccctttctccaggagacaggagtgaggatgaagaggaggaTCCTGAGCAGGAGGACCCGAGTTTGGAGGACCCCCACCAGCCCACCGTGGGAGATGCAGACGTTCACCAGGCTGCAGACTGCGAAATAGTCTTTGAAGATGATCCAGACAGACTCAACGAAAGAAGACTtgacacaaatatttctcaagcTAATAGTTCAGCGAGCCTTCAGGAAACCATGCCTGTCCACCCCCTGTTGGGGAGACAGCATGACTGCCCTGTATGTGGGAAAAGTTTCACTTGTAACTCCCACCTTGTTAGACACCTGAGgactcacacaggagagaaaccctataaGTGTATGGAATGTGGGAAAAGTTACACACGGAGCTCACATCTCGCCAGGCACCAAAAGGTTCACAAAGGGGGCGCTCCTTATAAATATCCCCTAAACCGGAAGAATTTAGATGAGACCTCCCCTCTGGTCCAGGCGGAGAGAACCCCCCCTGTTGAGAAACCCTACAGATGTGACGATTGCGGGAAACACTTCCGCTGGACTTCAGACCTTGTCAGGCACCAGAGGACACATACGGGAGAAAAACCCTTCTTCTGCACGATTTGTGGCAAAAGCTTCAGCCAGAAATCCGTGCTCACAACACACCAAAGAATCCACCTTGGAGGCAAGCCCTACTTGTGTGGCGAGTGTGGCGAGGACTTCAGCGCGCACAGGCGGTACCTGGCTCACCGCAAGACGCACGCGGCCCAGGAGTTCTACCTGTGCAGTGAGTGCGGCCGCTGCTTCAGCCACAGCGCCGCGCTGGCCAAGCACCTGCGGGGCCACGCCTCGGTCAGGCCGTGCCGCTGCACCGAGTGTGGGAAGAGCTTCAGCCGGAGGGACCACCTCGTCAGGCATCAGAGAACACACACGGGCGAGAAGCCCTTCACGTGCCCCACCTGTGGGAAGAGCTTCAGCAGGGGCTACCACTTAATCAGGCATCAGAGGACCCACTCAGGAAAGGCCTCCTAGCCGGCCCCCCTCCTGCGGACGCCTGCCTTCAGCCCTTCCCAGGGATGGGGCGAGAGGAGCCCTCTTGTCGGCCTCGGAAGACCTTTTCTGTGGgggtctccctgccctgcccaggtcTGCGTATCCTCTTCCCACAGCTCGGCCACCCCCCGCTCCGGGCAGGACTCCTTCCACACCTGGAGGAGAGTCTCCCCAAAGCTCGCTCGAGTTAAGGCCTCTCTCCTCGACAGGAgtgttcctgcctctgcct encodes the following:
- the ZNF202 gene encoding zinc finger protein 202 isoform X1, which encodes MMATALEPEDQDLWEEEGILMVKLEDDPTCRPESILERDDPVLETSHQNFRCFRYQEAASPREALIRLRELCHQWLRPERRTKEQILELLVLEQFLTVLPGELQSWVRGQRPESGEEAVTLVEGLQKQPRRPRRWVTVHVHGQEVLSEETVPPGAAPESASGLQDPAQPSTPEEPHRETTRSPEPGAPEERSQCPEPEFQPLQEREAPVPQDPAVPEERSPGSPEMVALLTALSQGLVTFKDVAVCISQDQWSDLDPAQKEFYGEYVLEEDCGIVVSLSFPIPRLDEISPAGEEEPLIPDIAEPPEPQEPEILSFTYTGDRSEDEEEDPEQEDPSLEDPHQPTVGDADVHQAADCEIVFEDDPDRLNERRLDTNISQANSSASLQETMPVHPLLGRQHDCPVCGKSFTCNSHLVRHLRTHTGEKPYKCMECGKSYTRSSHLARHQKVHKGGAPYKYPLNRKNLDETSPLVQAERTPPVEKPYRCDDCGKHFRWTSDLVRHQRTHTGEKPFFCTICGKSFSQKSVLTTHQRIHLGGKPYLCGECGEDFSAHRRYLAHRKTHAAQEFYLCSECGRCFSHSAALAKHLRGHASVRPCRCTECGKSFSRRDHLVRHQRTHTGEKPFTCPTCGKSFSRGYHLIRHQRTHSGKAS
- the ZNF202 gene encoding zinc finger protein 202 isoform X2, which codes for MLSVPGSSEPSRSSHPASRTVSSVAEAREEDKGADPRAARAGAVPDRPARGTAELGAGPAAREWRGGRDAGGGFAETTQETKAVTVHVHGQEVLSEETVPPGAAPESASGLQDPAQPSTPEEPHRETTRSPEPGAPEERSQCPEPEFQPLQEREAPVPQDPAVPEERSPGSPEMVALLTALSQGLVTFKDVAVCISQDQWSDLDPAQKEFYGEYVLEEDCGIVVSLSFPIPRLDEISPAGEEEPLIPDIAEPPEPQEPEILSFTYTGDRSEDEEEDPEQEDPSLEDPHQPTVGDADVHQAADCEIVFEDDPDRLNERRLDTNISQANSSASLQETMPVHPLLGRQHDCPVCGKSFTCNSHLVRHLRTHTGEKPYKCMECGKSYTRSSHLARHQKVHKGGAPYKYPLNRKNLDETSPLVQAERTPPVEKPYRCDDCGKHFRWTSDLVRHQRTHTGEKPFFCTICGKSFSQKSVLTTHQRIHLGGKPYLCGECGEDFSAHRRYLAHRKTHAAQEFYLCSECGRCFSHSAALAKHLRGHASVRPCRCTECGKSFSRRDHLVRHQRTHTGEKPFTCPTCGKSFSRGYHLIRHQRTHSGKAS